TTTATCAATAGCGCCGGATTGATTGTGTTGGTACCGATCTTGACCTTTTACTTTTTATTCAACTGGGACAAACGTTTGAATAGCTGGAAGATGGCCATTCCTGCGGCTTACAGCAAAAAAGTCATTGATATCGCGCAAGAATGTGATCGCGCATTGATGGGGTTTGTGAAAGGGCAGCTACTGGTTATGGTGCTACTGGGCATCATTTATGCCGTTCAGCTACAGCTCATTGGACTGGAGCTTGGATTGATTATTGGCATGGGGGCCGGTATCGCCAGCTTTGTACCGTATTTGGGTTTTGGTCTTGGATTTATTGCTGCTGTTATCGCTAGTTTATTTCAGTTTGGTTTGGACTGGTTTTATTTATCTTTAATTGTCGGCGCATTTTTAATCGGGCAAGCGGCTGAAGGCTATGTGCTGCAGCCATTACTATTAGGTGATAAGATTGGTCTGTCACCCCTATGGGTGATCTTTTCAGTATTGGCAGGCGCCAGTTTATTAGGCTTTGTCGGGATGCTGATTGCGCTACCCGTATCTGCGGTCCTCAATGTACTATTCCGTCATCTATACGCTCATTATCAGACCACTGATTCTTACAAGGGCCACAAGCAGCTAAATTTATTTGAAAAAAAATAACTCGTTTATAACAGTAGGTAGGGTATTTTTTAGCTTAAATCAGCATTTTAATGCTAATTACCCTAGTTGCTAATCATTTCAAAACTTATCGGTAAAATAGCGACTAATAAGCGTTGAGACGTAAAAGACTTGTCAGTCATTTTGCAAATATGGTATATATAGACGCGGAGTTTGTGATACTAGCCATTATTGGGTCAGTTTTGAATGAGTAATGCAGTGATACGTTGTAGGTAGCAAGCACTGCGTGCCAGAACTACAGAATAATTCTACCCATAGAAAAATATTATAACTCTATGTCAGGCATTTTCGAAGACGCTTTAAAAAATACAAGCTAGTGTTTGGCTTCATATTCATGACACTACTGTTATTACCACATGCAAATATTACCATACCCGAACCGAGTTGATGATTCATGGCAGAAGCGCAGCTAAGTCTCAATCTAGACATCAAACATGATGCGAGTCTCAGCGACTTTGCAGGTCCAGGTTGGATGTCGATTATTGATGCAGTGCGGCAATTACATGTCGGCCTGATCGGTCAGCTGTACCTTTTTGGTAGCCCAGCGACTGGTAAGTCTCATTTGTTATCCGCTATTTGTGAATCATTTATCGAAATGGACAAGTCAGCGATTTGTTTATCGCTTGATGAGTTGGTACATACGGATGTCAATGTACTGTCTTCGCTTGAGAACTTTGATGTCATTGCTATTGACGATTTAGAGGTACTTGAGCATAGCAGCGAATGGCAGGAAGCTTTATTTCACCTGATCAACCGTAGTCGTGAAGGGCAACGTCAGTTATTATTCGCGGCCAACAAGCCGGCCAGTGAACTGCCTTTTCACTTGACAGATTTACTCACTAGGTTGGCGCAAGCACCTACTTTTAAAGTACCCAACGGTCGTGATTTGGCCGATCGCCAAGCATTATTGCAATCTATTTTGCGTCGCCGAGGTTGGCAGTTTGATGAGCGTATTATTCATCACTTGCTGCATGAAGGCCCGCATCGTATCGGTGCGATGATGGAAGTTTTGAACTATATTCAGCCGATGTTCTCTAACCTTGGGCGTAGTAATATTTCCAAAGCAGTTATCAGTGATGCGCTACGTACGATTGACGAGCAGACTTTAGCTGCCGAACTTGCTGATATTGCACAAGAGACCCAGGTAGATAATGACACAGCCAGTCAAGAACAACATACGATACCATTAGATTTTTAGAACTTTATACATTATAAGACGCTCTAAACTAAAAACATTTTAAACTAAATAATATTTACTTTTTCTATTCGAAAAATTTTACCATTGATAGGATAACTTATGAAATATACTGCTTCTTCGCTAAAAAAACTGTCCATCAGTGCATTGTTACTTGGTGCTGGCTCAGTATCTATGCTGTCCCACGCCGCAGTTACCTTGTTGGTTGATGATAATATCAAAGTCACCGCCATCAATGGACAAGAACTCAAGCAAAGTATTTTTCAGTCAGCGACTAAAGAATTCACTTTGCAGCCTGGCCAGCACGTGATCACCGCTAAATATGATCGTTTATATAATTTGCCCCGTGATGAGCATGATTATTTGCGTTCAGGGAATATCAGTGTCGCGGCAGATTTGACCGATAACCAAACTTACCGTTTGACCATGCCCAATCAGCCAGAAAGATATGAGGCTGCTAAGGAGTATGCCAAACTACCAACACTAGCGGTACAACAGAATAATACCATTATTGCACAGCAACAAAGTATTGGTGGCAATGACGGCGGACTATTCTCTGGACTGGGTAAAGCCTTGGGCGGGGTGTTCGGTGGCAACGGTAATGCTGAACTACAAAATCAGCGTGCCATTGCTGCATTAGGTCAGCCTGCCACCACGACCACTCAAGGCGGCGTCAATCAAGCTGCCATTAATACGGGGGCAGTGGCTACTGTCAAGCAAACGACCAGTGTTAGTACATCTACCAACACCCTAGACCAATTCATGCAGTTATGGCTCAATGCTACCCCAGCTGAGCGTGAAAAGATGCGCCAATGGGCTCAAAAATAAACAGCAGCAACTAAGTTGTTGTCGTTCTAAGTTGAACTGTTTTAATCTTAGCGATATTTAAGCAATAAAAAAGCACCTAAATGAGGTGCTTTTCTTTATTTGAGAGTCTATTAATAAATAATGATGGTTATACAGCTATTAGCCTAAAAAGGCGTTATACATCCAAACCAGTTTCTCTTGCTCTTGTACATAAGCATCAACCAGATCCGCTGATCCTTGGTCTTCAGCTTCTGCTGCTAGGGCAGATACTTGACGTTGCTCTTCAATAAGCTCTTGTAGACCAGTTACCACGCCTTTGACGCAAGTATTGCCATCTTTCACATTCTTATCTTCTTGAATGCCAGCATGTTGGGCAAAATCGCTGTAAGCATGGAATGGCGTGCCACCTAGAGTCAAGATACGCTCAGCAATCTCATCAATTTGCATTTGCAATGCGGTATACAGCTCTTCAAATTTAGGATGTAGCGAGAAGAAGTGTTCGCCTTTGACGTTCCAATGATACCCACGCACGTTGATATAAAACACATGGTAGCTAGACAATAAGCCATTCAATTTGGCAATAACTTGACTTACTTCAGCTTTTTCTAAACCGATTTGATTGGTGCTATCATTATTAGTGGTATTGTTAGTAGAGTTACTCATAGTGTTATCCTTATGGTGTAAGTATAAAATTTTTGGTTATAAGAATCTAATTATAAAAGGTTTGAATATAAAAAGGGTGAATATAAAAGTAGTGGGTGAGTGGCCTTACCTCTGATGTTTACTATCATAGCAAGCTATCAGCGATAAGTTAAGTTAATTAAATCAAAAACGCAGTTATGTTTTGTAAAACCAATATATCTTTTAGGCGTTCTCATCATAATTATGCGGGTGGCTGTAATTGTTCGGTTTGTAAGCCTCGTACTGGTACTACCTCTTCTAAATGCTGGCGTACGGTCGCAATAGGGAACTTTTGGGCTTGTAGACGTTTGGGTACGATTTGGCTACCTTGCTGGCCTTTCATTTCGAACATCATAAAGATAAAGTCGTCAGTTTCATCCCAGCTTTTGATTGCGGTCCATGGAACAATGGCTTGCTGAGTGCTACCAGCACGCATCTGCATGCCGCGCGCTTGTGAGTTTTTTGCTAAATCGGGTTGAATGGTTGGCATCACCATAACCAATCCATGCTTCTGTATACCTAGCTTCATTTGGCGCATTTCATCGGGCATTTCTTGTTCAGCAACTTGCTTTTCAAACTCTCTTTTGACATACCATTTAAAGCCTAGAGTGCGAACCAGTAGATAAATCGCCACAGCGACTAGCATTAGCCAAAAAATAATCGTTGAGTAACCGGTCACAAAGACTAGTCCTGCAAGCGCTAGTATCACAACCACTGCCATAATGATCCATTCTTTAGTCTTGAGACTCTTTAGACCAAAAGAAGGGCTGGCACTAGCAAATAGCTCATATTGCGCTTGATAAAATTCAGCCTCGGTCAGGTTTAAGGCGACAGGTTGTAGGGTGTAGGGGTACAGGGCCATAAAGGTTTCTCAAATACTTATATTAAAGGCGTTGGTTTAAAAGCGCTAGGCGTGATCGATTACGCCGTACTTGGCTGGAAGTGGATTGAAGCTATGCGCTTATCTTACCGAAAAGTGTCTCTAAAAGAAACATATAAGCCGATCAACTCACTGTTAGATTTACAGGCGACAGTACTAATCGGTCTATATGCTATAGATTACATCGGATGAGTAACGTCAAACATAGTAAGGTTAGCATAAAATTACGCTGACATTAAAGCAGCAAAGTACCTGGCAAGCGATGACTAAAACGCGTGAAAATGTAGTTAAATTTGCTAGGTCTTGGTATCATAGCAGCTAGCATGCGCCATTATGACCTGCACATTAGATATAATAGCTTAACAAGCATATAAGATTAATTCTTTCTTCATTATTTAATGACTCTATTGTTTTTCTTTATCAACTTTTTATTAACTCTCAGCGCTACAGGCAGATATTATGATCGATCCCAAACTCTTACGCGGCGACTTACACGATTTAAAACAGCAATTGGCCACCCGTGGCTATGAGTTGGATATGGACTTTTGGCAAACCATCGAAAACGAACGTAAATCGTTACAAATGCAGACTGAAGAGTTGCAGTCGCGTCGTAACGCAGGGGCCAAGCAAGTGGGCGCGCTCAAAAAGTCAGGTGAAGATGCTAGCGACTTGTTAGCCGAGATGCAGAGTGTGAGTGGTGACATTAAGGCGGCTGAAGACGCGTTGCGCCGCTTACAAGAACGTATCACTCAAGCGGCATTACAAATACCAAATATCCCCGCAGCAGATACACCAATTGGTACCTCAGAAGACGATAATGTGGAAATGCGCCAATGGGGCACGCCTCGCGCGTTTGATTTTGAGATTCAAGACCATACCCATATTGGTGAGACTTTGGGTATGCTGGACTTTGAAGCGGCCACCAAGATTACGGGTAGCCGTTTTAACGTGCTAACCGGTCAGTTGGCGCAAATGCATCGGGCACTGATTCAATTTATGCTTAATACTCATACCATGAAGTATGGTTATACCGAAACTTATGTGCCTTACATCGTCAGTTCAGACAGCTTAAAAGGTACCGGACAACTGCCGAAGTTTGAAGATGATTTGTTTAAGCTAACCAATCACACGCATAATGAGGGAATGGATTTTTATCTGATCCCTACTGCTGAAGTGCCGATGACTAATCTGGTACGCGGCGAGCGCTTGGACATCAGTGAGTTACCTTTAAAATTCACCGCCCATACGCCCTGTTTTCGTAGCGAAGCGGGCTCGCATGGTCGCGATACCCGTGGTCTGATTCGCCAGCATCAGTTTGAAAAAGTTGAAATGGTTAATATCGCTACTGCTGAGCAATCTGATGCATTGCTTGAGGCAATGACTGGCCAAGCAGAAGATATCTTACAACAGCTCAATCTA
The sequence above is a segment of the Psychrobacter sp. PL19 genome. Coding sequences within it:
- a CDS encoding YcxB family protein; its protein translation is MALYPYTLQPVALNLTEAEFYQAQYELFASASPSFGLKSLKTKEWIIMAVVVILALAGLVFVTGYSTIIFWLMLVAVAIYLLVRTLGFKWYVKREFEKQVAEQEMPDEMRQMKLGIQKHGLVMVMPTIQPDLAKNSQARGMQMRAGSTQQAIVPWTAIKSWDETDDFIFMMFEMKGQQGSQIVPKRLQAQKFPIATVRQHLEEVVPVRGLQTEQLQPPA
- a CDS encoding DUF2057 family protein; translation: MKYTASSLKKLSISALLLGAGSVSMLSHAAVTLLVDDNIKVTAINGQELKQSIFQSATKEFTLQPGQHVITAKYDRLYNLPRDEHDYLRSGNISVAADLTDNQTYRLTMPNQPERYEAAKEYAKLPTLAVQQNNTIIAQQQSIGGNDGGLFSGLGKALGGVFGGNGNAELQNQRAIAALGQPATTTTQGGVNQAAINTGAVATVKQTTSVSTSTNTLDQFMQLWLNATPAEREKMRQWAQK
- the hda gene encoding DnaA regulatory inactivator Hda; amino-acid sequence: MAEAQLSLNLDIKHDASLSDFAGPGWMSIIDAVRQLHVGLIGQLYLFGSPATGKSHLLSAICESFIEMDKSAICLSLDELVHTDVNVLSSLENFDVIAIDDLEVLEHSSEWQEALFHLINRSREGQRQLLFAANKPASELPFHLTDLLTRLAQAPTFKVPNGRDLADRQALLQSILRRRGWQFDERIIHHLLHEGPHRIGAMMEVLNYIQPMFSNLGRSNISKAVISDALRTIDEQTLAAELADIAQETQVDNDTASQEQHTIPLDF
- a CDS encoding Dps family protein, with amino-acid sequence MSNSTNNTTNNDSTNQIGLEKAEVSQVIAKLNGLLSSYHVFYINVRGYHWNVKGEHFFSLHPKFEELYTALQMQIDEIAERILTLGGTPFHAYSDFAQHAGIQEDKNVKDGNTCVKGVVTGLQELIEEQRQVSALAAEAEDQGSADLVDAYVQEQEKLVWMYNAFLG
- the serS gene encoding serine--tRNA ligase, whose product is MIDPKLLRGDLHDLKQQLATRGYELDMDFWQTIENERKSLQMQTEELQSRRNAGAKQVGALKKSGEDASDLLAEMQSVSGDIKAAEDALRRLQERITQAALQIPNIPAADTPIGTSEDDNVEMRQWGTPRAFDFEIQDHTHIGETLGMLDFEAATKITGSRFNVLTGQLAQMHRALIQFMLNTHTMKYGYTETYVPYIVSSDSLKGTGQLPKFEDDLFKLTNHTHNEGMDFYLIPTAEVPMTNLVRGERLDISELPLKFTAHTPCFRSEAGSHGRDTRGLIRQHQFEKVEMVNIATAEQSDALLEAMTGQAEDILQQLNLPYRVVQLCGGDMGFSAQKTYDIEVWLPSQDTYREISSCSNCGDFQARRMGTRVKDGKQTSLAHTLNGSGLAVGRTLLAVMENYQNADGSITIPEVLRPFMGGAETISV
- a CDS encoding AI-2E family transporter: MINQSIDPFFRRLFIVVAIVVGLVLLYLMMPVIVPFVFAFVLAYLFNPLVKRLSKYVKRWIAIIIVYSTITLSVALLLWWLVPTLWHQLQAAWEYLPKILTWYNQVLREWFDNNSPIRLPPLETKGFSETLLEYMQSHYRFEDASTLMSQVIASSMSFINSAGLIVLVPILTFYFLFNWDKRLNSWKMAIPAAYSKKVIDIAQECDRALMGFVKGQLLVMVLLGIIYAVQLQLIGLELGLIIGMGAGIASFVPYLGFGLGFIAAVIASLFQFGLDWFYLSLIVGAFLIGQAAEGYVLQPLLLGDKIGLSPLWVIFSVLAGASLLGFVGMLIALPVSAVLNVLFRHLYAHYQTTDSYKGHKQLNLFEKK